Proteins encoded together in one Acipenser ruthenus chromosome 22, fAciRut3.2 maternal haplotype, whole genome shotgun sequence window:
- the LOC117431392 gene encoding serine/threonine-protein kinase PLK1-like — MTTVAAKPLKQAVPVDPSKSAPLKEIPDILVDPRTKKRYLRGRFLGKGGFAKCYEITDMDTKEVFAGKVVPKSMLLKPHQKEKMSMEITIHRSLSHANVVGFHGFFESDDFVFVVLEICRRRSLLELHKRRKALTEPEARYYMRQTITGCLYLHNNRVIHRDLKLGNLFLNDDMEVKIGDFGLATKIEYDGERKKTLCGTPNYIAPEVLCKKGHSFEVDIWSLGCILYTLLVGKPPFETSCLKETYIRIKKNDYTVPRHINPVAAALMKKMLQADPTTRPTIAELLNDEFFTTGYIPQRLPTTCLTVAPRFSIAPSSIDSSLRKPLTALNKASGSPVDKMAKQEEKEDIQYREMGEASESHLQDMLQQLTSVIAAKPSERALIRQEETEHPACIPIFWISKWVDYSDKYGLGYQLCDNSVGVLFNDSTRLIMYNDGDSLQYIERNNSESYLSVRSYPSALTKKITLLKYFRNYMSEHLLKAGANITPRDGDELARLPFLRYWFRTKSAIVLHLSNGTVQINFFQDHTKVILCPLMAAVTFIDEKREFRTYKLSLIEEHGCCKELASRLRYARTMVEKLLAPKSTAVCKNSAGTERT, encoded by the exons aTGACCACCGTTGCAGCAAAACCTTTGAAACAAGCGGTCCCAGTCGATCCTTCAAAATCGGCACCTCTCAAAGAAATCCCAGATATTCTAGTGGACCCCAGAACCAAGAAGAGATACTTAAGAGGCCGATTTTTGGGGAAAGGCGGGTTTGCAAAATGTTACGAAATTACAGATATGGACACTAAGGAGGTTTTCGCCGGAAAAGTGGTGCCCAAATCTATGCTGCTCAAGCCCCACCAAAAGGAGAAAATGTCTATGGAAATCACCATTCACAGAAGTTTGAGCCACGCAAATGTAGTTGGGTTTCACGGTTTTTTTGAGAGTGATGATTTTGTTTTCGTCGTCCTGGAAATCTGCAGAAGAAGG TCCCTGCTTGAGTTGCACAAAAGAAGAAAAGCCTTGACGGAGCCCGAAGCTCGTTACTACATGAGACAGACCATTACGGGATGCCTCTATCTCCACAACAACAGAGTGATTCACAGAGATCTCAAGCTGGGCAACCTCTTCCTCAATGATGACATGGAGGTCAAAATAG GTGACTTTGGTCTGGCCACCAAGATAGAATATGATGGGGAGCGAAAGAAGACTCTGTGCGGGACGCCAAACTACATTGCGCCTGAGGTGCTGTGCAAAAAAGGCCACAGCTTCGAAGTGGACATCTGGTCGCTCGGCTGCATCCT GTACACCTTGTTGGTGGGGAAGCCTCCTTTTGAAACGTCATGCCTTAAAGAGACGTACATCAGAATTAAGAAGAATGACTATACCGTTCCTAGA CACATCAACCCGGTGGCAGCTGCTCTGATGAAGAAGATGCTGCAGGCTGACCCGACGACCCGCCCCACGATTGCAGAGCTGCTCAATGATGAGTTCTTCACTACTGGCTACATCCCCCAGCGCCTCCCCACCACCTGCCTGACAGTTGCACCCCGCTTCTCCATCGCACCCAGCAGCATCGACTCCAGTTTGAGGAAACCACTCACAGCGCTCAACAAAG CTTCAGGAAGTCCTGTTGATAAAATGGCTAAGCAGGAAGAGAAGGAGGACATACAGTACAG GGAAATGGGTGAGGCTAGTGAAAGCCACTTGCAAGACATGCTCCAACAGCTCACCAGTGTTATTGCAGCCAAACCGTCAGAAAGGGCCCTGATCAGACAAG AGGAAACTGAACACCCTGCCTGTATTCCTATCTTCTGGATCAGCAAGTGGGTGGACTACTCAGACAAATATGGTTTGG GTTACCAGCTGTGTGACAACAGCGTCGGCGTTCTCTTCAATGACTCGACACGGCTGATCATGTACAACGACGGAGACAGCCTGCAGTACATCGAGAGAAACAACTCTGAGTCTTACCTGAGTGTGCGCTCCTACCCCTCTGCACTGACCAAGAAA ATCACTTTGCTGAAATATTTCAGGAACTACATGAGTGAGCACCTGCTCAAGGCGGGGGCTAACATCACTCCCCGTGACGGTGACGAGCTGGCACGCCTGCCTTTTCTGCGATACTGGTTCCGTACAAAGAGCGCCATCGTGCTGCACCTCAGCAACGGCACTGTGCAAATCAACTTCTTCCAG GACCACACTAAGGTCATCCTGTGTCCACTCATGGCAGCGGTCACCTTTATTGACGAGAAGCGGGAGTTCCGCACCTACAAGCTGAGCCTGATCGAGGAGCATGGCTGTTGTAAGGAGCTGGCCAGTCGGCTGCGCTACGCACGCACCATGGTGGAGAAACTGCTGGCACCCAAGTCTACTGCGGTGTGCAAGAACTCTGCAGGCACAGAGCGCACCTGA
- the LOC117431817 gene encoding GTP-binding protein Rhes-like, with product MSLAVKEKTTVRLVFFGAAGVGKTALIQRFLQDKFDPKHKRTVEELHSIENVIDGVKIKIEIMDTSGSYSFPAMKKLCIRNSDAFALVFSIDDPESFEEVRRLRDEVLEIKEDKCTPIVVVGSKADQENQRQVLAEDVMSTVELDWNASYVEASAKDNSNVIGVFKELLQQVNLPSRLSPALRRRRETYPKENARVRRPHMSKTNSCTIS from the coding sequence ATGTCTCTTGCCGTGAAGGAGAAGACAACAGTCCGCCTGGTTTTCTTTGGGGCAGCCGGTGTCGGGAAGACTGCTCTGATCCAGCGGTTCCTTCaggacaaattcgaccccaaacACAAGCGGACAGTGGAAGAGCTCCACAGCATCGAGAACGTCATTGACGGCGTGAAAATCAAAATCGAGATCATGGACACCAGCGGCAGCTACTCCTTCCCGGCGATGAAGAAACTCTGCATCCGCAACAGCGACGCCTTCGCCCTGGTCTTCTCCATCGATGACCCGGAGTCTTTCGAGGAGGTCCGGAGGCTCAGGGACGAGGTCCTGGAGATCAAAGAGGACAAGTGCACCCCGATTGTGGTGGTGGGAAGCAAGGCGGACCAGGAGAACCAGAGGCAGGTCCTCGCCGAAGATGTCATGTCAACTGTGGAGCTAGACTGGAACGCCAGCTACGTGGAGGCTTCCGCCAAAGACAACTCAAATGTGATCGGCGTGTTCAAAGAGCTGCTTCAACAAGTGAACCTGCCCAGCAGACTAAGCCCGGCTCTCCGCAGAAGGAGGGAGACATACCCTAAAGAGAACGCTAGAGTCAGAAGACCACACATGAGTAAAACTAACAGTTGCACCATCTCCTAA